The Petrotoga sibirica DSM 13575 nucleotide sequence TTCGTCTTGTTACACCCACTCTTTGCAGCAAAATCTTCTATTGATCTAAAACCATTTTCTCTTGACTTAAGAATATTCTCTGCTGCTTTTTCACCAAGATTCGGTACTTTGATAAAAGGCACAATCAGAGAGTTTCCTTCTATTAAAAATTTTTTCGAATCAGACTTGTACAAATCAACCATTTTAAAATCATAACCTCTTAGCATCATTTCCAACGCTAACTCTAATACGACCATCTCATTTTTTTTACGCACATCCAGATCCATATTACGCAGTTCAAATATCCTTTTTTTAATGGCTTCTCGACCGGAGAAAATAACTTTTAAGTTGAATTCATCACCTTTGACGGTAAAATACGTAGAATAAAACGCTAAAGGATAATGAACTTTAAACCATGCTATTCTAAAAGCCATGCTAACGTAAGCAGCCGCATGAGCTTTTGGAAAGAGATATTTAATTTTTTGACAAGAGATGATAAACCATTCAGGCACATTTAATTTTTTCATTAATTCAATGTCTTCTTCGTTGATACCTTTGCCTTTTCTCACCTTTTCCATTATTGAAAAAGCACTTTTAGGTGGAGCACCTTTGGATAATAAATAATTCATTATATCATCTCTACAAGAAATTACCTCATCTAAAGTAGCAATCTTTCTGTCGATCCAGTTTTTAGCTATCCCTGCCCACACATCGGTGCCATGGGATAAACCAGATATTCTTACTAATTCAGAAAAACTCTTTGGCCTTGTGTCTTCCAACATCATTCTGACAAAGGTAGTGCCAAATTCTGGGACCCCTAACGTTCCAACAGTTGTACCTAATTCATTTTTTAAGTCTATTTTCAACGCTTTTGTAGAGGAGAACAAGCTCAAAGTTTTTTTATCGTCCATTGGGATCGCTAATGGGTCTACTCCAGTTAAATCAGACATCATTTTAATGAATGTGGGGTCATCGTGACCAAGTGCATCTAATTTTACAAGATCGTTATGTATAACGTGGTAATCAAAATGGGTGGTTTGAACACTTGATTTAGTGTCATTGGCAGGGAACTGAATTGGTGTATAATTGTAAACTTCATCTTCTTTTGGAACTATCATTAATCCACCAGGATGTTGCCCTGTTGTTCGTTTTACCCCTGTTATCGCCTTGACTATTCGCGTTATCTCGCTATTCTTCACAATTCCTTGCTCTTCGCAATATTTTTTAGCAAAACCAAAGGCCGTTCTGTCTGCAATTGTTGATATAGTACCTGCCCGAAAAACATGGCCTTCTCCGAACATTTTTTCAATGTATTTATGCGCCATGTTTTGATAATCTCCAGAAAAATTCAAATCTATATCAGGTATTTTGTCACCTTCAAACCCCATGAATGTTTCAAATGGTATATCTTGACCATCTTTTTTCATTTTAGTTCCACATTTTTCACATTTTTTATCAGGAAGATCATAACCAGAACTTATTTCCTCATTATCAAAAAATTCTACGTTTTTACAATTTGGACATATATAATGAGGAGGTAAAGGGTTTATCTCGGTTATTCCCAGCATCGTAGCCACCAAAGAAGAACCAACAGAACCTCTGGAACCCACCAAATATCCATCCTCTAAGGATTTTTTCACTATTTTTTGAGCAATTAGATACAGTACAGCATACCCATGTTTTATGATGGATTCTAGTTCTCTGTTCAAACGGCTTTCAACGATTTTTGGTAAAGGATTGCCATATATTTCATAGGCTTTTTCCTTTGCAAGTTTTTCAATTTCTAATTCAGCGTTCTCTATCTTTGGAGGATGCAGTTTGTTACTAAGTGGCTTTATTATTTCTATCTGATCTGCAATCTCGTTAGTATTGGTTATGACAATTTTCTCTGCTATTTCTTTATCTTCAAAAATTCGTTGAGCTTCTTCTACCATCTCATCAGTTGTACGCAAGTATCTGTGTGCAGTGGAAGTTTTTCTCTTTTCTGCAACTTTTAATGCGTTGTAAAAAATCTGATCTTCTTTATCTAGGTAATGGGCGTTTGAAACCATAACAACAGGCATGTTTAATTCGTTGCCAAGGTTATATATATCCCTATAAATCTTTTTTAACTGTTCTTCTGAAATAGATCTGTCTGATAATGCATCTAACGGGGTTAATTCCAAATAATCGTAAAATTTGGCAATTTCGAGAATTTCATCATGAGATCCACCCCTGAGATAGCTTTGAAAGATTTCTCCTTCTTCTGCTCCACTACCTATCAACAAACCTTCTCTCATTTGAGATAATTGGCTTTTTAAAATTCTAGGAACTCTGTAAAAATATTTTATGTGGGCATTTGAAACTAGTTTATAAAGATTCTTAAGGCCTGTTTTGTTTTTTACTAAAATAGTCATCGTACTTGGTCGAATTCTTTTAAAATCTATGAATTTTTGTAATTTTTCAAGATCCGACAACATTTCAACATCCATACCTGCCGTGAGGCCGTTTTTATTTTTCAGTTTTGCCATTTCTATCAGTTTCAAAAACACTAAGGCGGTTATATAGGCGTCTTCATGAGCCCTATGGTGTTCAAAACTCCCAAGCTTTAACTCCTCAACTACCTTATCAAGCCCATACCCTTTCAACGTTAACAGAGATTTTGAAAGAGCTAAAGTATCAATATAAGTCTGCTCAAAGTGATCGTTATAGACCTTCCTAACCCATTCTCGTAAAAAACGGTAATCAAAGTCTGCGTTGTGGGCAACTAACACTGTACCTTCTATGAAACTCAAAAATTGAGGAAGGACTTCCTCTATAGGTCTTTCAACTTCCAACATCTGATTCGTTATACCTGTAAAATTAGTTGTAAAGTTTGAGACAGGTTTTCTGGGCTTTACTAAACTATGAAACTTAGACACTATTTTCATATTCTTTATTTTTACAGCCCCGATCTCTATAATTTCGTGCATGGCAGGCTCTAATCCTGTAGTTTCCAAGTCAAAAACAACAAACTCAGTTTCACTTATTTTCTTATCTTCCCCGAGCAAACTTATAATATTGACAAATTCATCAACGACATAGGCTTGCATACCGAAAATAGGTTTAATACCTTCAGCAACAGCTTTTTCATAAAATTCTGGAATACTCTGAACGACCCCAGAATCGGTTATAGCTACCGCTTTATGGCCCCAATTTTTTATGGTCTTTACTACTTCCCCCACATCGAGTAACCCTTCCATCGCACTTAGTTTTGAATGTAAATGAAGCTCCACCCTTTTTGTGGGGTATTTATCTTTCCTTTCAAGGGTTTCTTCTTTTAACTTAACTATATTCATAGGTCTAATTGCAAATTCATGACTAAAAGAATCGTAAAAAATAATACCTTCAATTAATACGTTATCTCCCTCATCTAATTCTTTGTTTAAATTATTAGCCGTTTCAGAAAAGGTTTTTACAACAGCGGAACTTTTTTTATCAGTAATGAAAAGAGTAGATACAGGTCCTTTTTCATTGTACTCTTTGTAAAATATTTTCCCGTTAACTACAACGTTACTTCCTTCATTTGAAGGAAGCATCGATAACGGTAGTGGTACCTTTTTAAAATCTCTCCCTATTATTACAACCCTTTCGACTTCAGCTAATTTTTTCGAGGTTTCATAATCAGAAGATAAATTACTATCTTGGGAATAATGGGTTTCATAACCTTCATCAATAAAAGTTGGTTTTAAACTTTCATCTATAATGATTTCATAAGGGATTTCTTTCCCAAGATATTTAAATAAAATATTATCCAATTCTTCTTTTTCCTTTGTTAATCGGTTTTTTACTATCGGCGAGTACGTTTTAAATACTATTTTGTTTTCTTGAGAATATTCAGGTTTTAAAAGTCTTAGATAATCTTTTAAACGAAGATTCATTATCAATTGATGCCAATTATTAACTATAAATTCAGGTCCTTCATCATTTGTAAAAGAGATTTTTACATCTCTCTTGAGAAGTCTGGTAAAGAAAAGCTTTAATGAAGCCTCATCTATATCTTCACTTAATTTCTGTAAATTGATTTCAACCTCTTTGTCTTTCACGATGATTTTCCCATTTAATTCAAAAGGAATGAACCCCACATTTTCCTTTAAGAAATCTTTAATATCCAGCATTTTTGAAGCTCCTCCTAAAATTTCCATGGCAAAAAGCCGTGGCTAACGCATCTGCTGCATCATCTGGAGTTGGTGTTTTTTCCAACTTCAATAATAATTTTAAGGTTCTCTGTATCTGCCCTTTTTCAGCTCTTCCATATCCTGTAACAGCCTGTTTTATCTGAAAAGGTGTGTATTCATAAATCGGTATATTTTCTTTTTCCAAACAAAGTAGAATAACGCCTCTAGCCTCTCCAACCTGTATAGCGGTTGCAACGTTTTTAAAAAAGTACAATTTTTCTACAGCAGATTCATCAGGCTTATAGGTTTGTATTAAATTCCTAAGTTGTTCGTCTATGCTCAGCAACCTTTTTGGAAGTTCTTCTTCCTTGCTGGTATATATTACACCATAATCGATAAAATTGAAAATGTTACCTTTTTTTTCAAGGACACCATATCCAATTCTTCCATAACCGGGATCTATACCCAGAATTACCATTTAAGATACACTCCAAATACATTCAATTTCTTCTATCTCTTTGGGGATTGCCCTTGATAAATTTTCGCATCCGTTCTCAGTTATAAGAAGATCGTCTTCTATACGCACGCCGATACCCTCTTCCTCTATGTACAAACCTGGTTCGTTGGTAATAACCATTCCTGGTTTTAAAGGCATATACTTGTCACCTACGTCATGGGTATCTAAACCCAAAAAGTGACTCACAGAATGAAAATAATATTTTGAAAGTTCTTCATCGGTTTTAATCAATCCTATCTTTTTACAACTTTCTGCTAATGATTTCTTTGCAATTTCATTCAATTCAAAAAGGGTTAAACCTGGCTTGGCTTGTGACTGAACTTCTTTCTGGGTATTTAAAACAATTTGGTAAATTTCCGCTTGCCTTGGAGAAAACTTTCTGCTTATTGGGAAAGTTCTGGATATATCGCCGCTATAGTAATTATATTGTGCTCCCAAGTCCAGCAAAACTAAATCTCCTTCTTGTATTTTTCTTTCGTTGGCAGAGTAATGTAGAATCGTGGAGTTAGGCCCTGAAGCTACTATTGGTTTAAATGCGAAATCTTTTACCCCGTTTTTTCTCAAAGAAAAATCAAAATATGCTTCGAGCTCGTACTCGTACATTCCAGGCTTTGAATTTTTTATTATGTTCAAAATTCCTTCTTTTGTAATTTCGATAGCTTTCTTAATATTTTCTATTTCTTCTTCGTCTTTAATAGTCCTCAAATCTGCTATTTTTGTTGAAATATCTTTTATACAAACATATGGAAACAATCTTTGTATTTCTTGAGCAATTTGCTTTTCTTTTGTCATATTCTCCCAATGAGGAGATTTTAAATACAAATATACATTTTTAATATTAGACCTTGATAGGGTGTCTCCAATATATCCATTGAATTCATCCAAAAAAGATATATCTTCTTCTTGAATTTTACTCAATTTAGAACAATGCTCTTTACTTGGTTTTTTACCAACCCACCTAGCTAACTTTGGATCGTTTCTTTCTATGAACAGTTTTTCAACAACTTTTGATTCGGTTTTGCTAATTACTAAATAAGCGTTTTCTATGTCCAAATCAGTAAAATAATAGAAGTTTCGATTCGGGGTAAAGTTATAGGTTTCGTCTGCGCTTTTTACTGGGCTCTTTCCTGAGTAAAGAATCAACATCGAACCTTCTTCTAAACTGTTTAATATTTTTTCTATTCTACTTTTTACATCAGCCATATCGAATCCCCCTAACACGAAAAAAATTGTTTGCTTCTAATCTACGATTTATTATATCATTAAAATGTGATACTTTCATTCTAAAGAAATTACTTTTTTAGACGATTATATTTTAGGAATCAGAATTAGACACTTTAGAAATTAAATAATTTTAAAAAACAAGATTTTGATTTTAAAAGGGTCACAGGGTGGAGCCCTCCCCGACCCAGCCGGGCGGGCTGCTGGGCAAAGGAGAGCTAAAAATGATGGAGGTATTTTAAAAATTTTTGAATTTTAGAAGTATGCTTTAAAGCAAATTTCAGAGTTTCTAAAGTCAGTATGTCAGAATAAAAAGGAGTGGTTATAATGTTTGATGATGAGAATATAAGGTTAAAAATAAGTGGGTTAAAAAGTGTTAATTTAGATATTCCTGCAGAAAAGTACAATACTTTTGAAGAGATGGTGCAAGATTATATTAACAAAACACAAGGTGTGTTGACTAAAATAAAGATCAACGAAAAAGAGATTCCCCTAAGTTATTACGATGAAATAAAAGATTCTTTTTTTGAAGGTGGAGAAGAGATAGAGTTGGAATTCACGTCAAAAAAAGAAGTTTTGTTCGATCTTATCTCCCAATCACTTGAATACATTAGTAAGGTTAGGGAAAATTTAGAAAGGGTTTCAAAAGAAGTTTTGCTTAATACAAACGAAGGGCATAAAATGCTTAACAGTATTGCAGAAGGTTTACAAGCACTATTAAACGTTATACAACAAACACGAGCTTTCAGTGACGAAGCTTTTTACAACCCTGGAGACTTAGACTACGTACAAAATGTTGTCCAAGACATAATTAAATCCCAAAGCGAACAAGATTATTTAGAACTCTCAGACATCATCGAATTCGATTTCAACGAAGTTTTGTCAACCTTTGAAACGATTTTAAAAAATGCTCAAAAAACTCTTGAAAGAAAAGGGGTGTAATTTGAATGTACAATAATAATCAAAACGCTAACTATTATTTTGAAAACAGTATAAAAACAGCTAGCCCCGCAAAATTAGTCGAATTATTGTATCAAAATTCAATCGAAAGAATAAATAAGGCAATAAAAGCTATCGAGAATAAAAATCTTTCCGAGGCTAACAAACAGATTATAAGGGTGGAAGACATAGTTACAGAACTTAACGTCTCGTTGAATCTTGAAAAAGGCGGAGAGATAGCTAAAAATCTCAGAGCTCTATACAATTACATGTATCAAAGACTGTTAGAATCAAATAACAAAAAAGATATTGAAATCTTAAAAGAAGTAAGATCTTTTCTACAAGAGCTCTTAGATACCTGGAAAGAACTATTGAAAAAAGAACTCAAAACTTCCCGCGAGTTAAACGCTAAATCTGTCGATCCTAAATTTGATCTTCAATATTAAATTAATAAATTCAAAAACCCTCCCAAATCATATACGCTTGTTGGAGGGTTTTTGTTTAATCGATTTTAAAATCTATGCCATCGTAGATTTTCAACATCTTTATTTCGTGAAGTGACGGCTCCAAAAGCCTTTCTTCAAGAATTTTATCGGTATCTATACTTACCTGTGCAATTACGTCTTCTTCATCCCCCAATTTAATGAGGGTATCTCCGTGTGGATCAACAGCTATGGAATTTCCGCAAAAAGGGATCGAATCTTCAGAGGGTTTACCAACGGCGTTTACCCCAATTGCAAACAGTTGATTATCTTGTGCCCGGGCGGATGTTCTTACCTCTACTAATTTTTCAAAACCTTTTGGAACAGCAGATGTAATTATTAGTATTTGTGCCCCTCTAAGGGCCATTATCCTATATAATTCAGGAAAAGCATGATCATAACAAATTGATAAACCTATTTTTATACCTTTCCAATCTATTATTTCTATAGACGTTCCTTCGGAAAGTCTAAACTTTTCTTTTGGAAAAACAAATATTTTTCTATACTTACCAAGCAATTTACCTGAATCATCTATTAAAATCGAGGTATCGTAATACTTACCAATTATTAACGGGTCTTTTTCTAAAATGTTTGCAACAATAGAGACATTGTATTTCTTTGCAATCCTTATAATTTCTTGAGTAGTTTCTCCTTCTGGTATTAATTCGGCAAGATTTTCAGCGTAATTGTTAATATTTTCTAGATCGTATCCTATGTTAAAAAACTCTGGTAGGATGTATAAATCCGCTTTTTTTACTTCTTTTGAAATCAATGAGTCTAGCTTTTTAAGGTTTGTTTCTTTGTCGTTCAATTTTGAACTTAATTGCACTAAACCAAATACTTTTTTCATAATGATGCCCCCAGTATTATATATAGATATGAAACTACCTAAGAGTAGCCAGTAAAAACTCTATACCTCTCCTTTTTATCCTAACATCGTTCAACTCTACAATTATATGTTCTATTTTAGAAGGATCCACATGTTCTATCTTAGATCTGTTATATAACGAGGATAACTCTAATTCTAACGCCTTCCTCATTAATTTATACTTTTCAAAAAGCAATTCGTATCTGTTAATACCTTGAGTTTCTTTTATTTTCTTTTCTAAATCTTTTATATGTTCTTTAAGATCTTTGGCTTCTCTTTCCATGTTATTTATTATACCTATATTCGGTTTTGAAAGATCTTCAGAGATATCCCACGTAAATTTAGGATATACTATGTTAACTTTTGAGCCTTCATCATCAGAAAAAGTATTAAAAGATAGCTTAGGTATTTTTAATGTTAATATCTCTTTTGGCTTGATTGTTCCATCGAATTCTTCTAATTCGTTCTCTAACAAATCGGTTTTTATTGATTTTTGAGTTAATTTTATCTTTTTTTTCTTGTGAGAAGGATTAAAAAATCGCAGAGATATCCCCTCTTCGTCTATTGAAGGTTTCATATTCACAAATTCTATGTTTTCGTCCACTGAAGAATAGAATTTATGTACCACGACAGGCTGGTTTTCTGAGTCTGAATTATTACGGTGCTTATAAAACAATAAAGGAGGATTGATAAAGGAATTTTTGTATTTCAAAAAATTATCTTTATCTGAAAGGCAAAAGGCTGCTTCAATTTTCATTTTTCTTTTTACTTCAGCTCCAGGAGTGTACATTACGGGTCCGGCGTCTCCAATTCTTCCTTTTACATTTTCGCGAGAAAGCCAGCTTACAGATCTTAATAAAATTAAAGAAACAGCTTTTTCTAAGGAGTTAGTAGAATGTGTGGTATAACTATAAATTCCTTTGGCCATAAAGGCTGCGAAATAGTCATCCTTTTCTAATCCAACGTAATCCTTCATAGGAAAAACGTTATTAAAAGAGATTTCTCTTGCAGCAACTAAAAACTTTTTCATTTCTTCTTCTGGTTCTTCATATTTTACTTCATATGGTCTTTTTACAGAATCGAAAGGTACACCCGCATTTATATCTCCATCTCCAATTAAAGCTAAAAGTAATCCATAATCTGATCCTTTTCCCAAAGAGTCAATTTCGATATTGATATAGGGCAATTCTGAAAATGTCAAATTAAGTGTGAAGTCAACTTCGTTGCTGGTAAAATCAAGAGCTATTTTGGAATAATTATCTGACTGTGCTTTCAACCTCATTTCTGAGAAAGTTAAGTTCAACTCTTTATCAAATGCAGAAGAGTATTCATCACCTTTATCTTCTACCAAAACAGCTCTGATTAAATAATCGTTATTTTCCTTTTTAATTCTAAGCTTCCCGTTTTCAACGAATGCTTTGAAATGTTCATTCTCCCAATGAAAACTATTTATAGGTTTTTCTGAAGAATTCACGTTATACTTTTTTAAATTTACTTTTGATATACTTCCTGCAGGTGCTGAAAATCTATAAAGGTTTTCTTTATTTTCGAATAATACAGGTAATTCCTGCAGATTCAAGTTTAGACAAACATAACCTAAAGGTAAAATCTGGCCTACCTTATCCAAAACTTTATTTAAAGTTGATTCAAAAATCTCTTTAATTTTATTGTATCTTTCTTCCATATCTTCATGAATCTGATCTACTCCTACTCCTCCTATGCTGTCGTGGACCAGGTTCATTATTAAATATTCCCAAGCCTTTTGTATCTCTTTATCGTCTTCAGAATTGTCTACGATAGCAATCAGGGGTTCTAATACCTTAGAGAGCATATATTCAGAATGCCAATTCATAATTTTTAAATACTGCCTTGTTGATAAACTTCCTGGAAATGTCGAAACAACGCTTCCATCAATTAGCTCACCAACGTATTTTTCTATTAAAGAAGGGTCTTCTTGTTTAAAATATCCTTGAATAAACTCATCTGGAAAAACCGCTTTTAATTCTCCATCAGTGGGATCTTCTGGAACAGGATCCAAGTCGTATCCGTTTAGTAAAGGAAGGTAATTAGTTTTCGAATATTTTTTTAGCTTGTTAATTTCCAATTCCAATCTTTTTTCCATAACTTCTGGATAATCTTTCAATCTCATAATATTCCTATAACTATCAAGTAAAAATATGCCGTGAATCTTGCTACCATCGGGACTGCTCCAAGTAAACCCGATTTTTGGAATTTTCATATTTAAACCTCTCCAGAGGAAACAACCTTCTATTTCACTTTTAAAATTAATTTGTGGAACTTGAGACGAAAAGCCAAAATTATCTAGTAACCAACCTATATTCATCACATTTCCATATTTTTTAGCCTCTTGTCCACCCAATATAATATTTCTGATTGAGCTTTCTTCAGAGACTCTCCAATCAATTTGTCCATAGTATGGGCCAAAGGCTATATTTTTAGAGTATTTTTTCAATTTGTCCTCTGCTTTTTTTCTTTCTTCTCCTTGAAAATTACTTAAATAATCTTTCACTAACAACATTTGTCCGTCTAACACAAATTTGTATTCAGGATTATTATCAATTAACTCGAAGAGTTTTTGAAATAAACTAGGTAACATTTTTTTTGTTATATCCGCAGGAGCGAACCATTCTCTATCCCAATGTGTGTGTGAAATGATATGGTACATCTCTTCACCTCCAATTATCCTTTAATTGAACCAGCCTGTATCCCTTGTAACAGTTGTCTCTGAAAAAATATTATAATTATCAAAATTGGGATCATACCAATTACAATAGCTGCGCTGAGTAAACCCCAATCTATACTGTATAATCCCAAGAATCTGTACATCGCAACTTGGAAAACCGTCTTACTGGGCGAACTTATTAAAATCATAGGTAAAACGAATTCATTCCATGCAAATCTGAAAGTGAATATAAAAGATATACTTAAACCAGGCCAAGATAATGGCATTATTACCTTAGTAAATCTCTGCATGGTTGTAGCTCCATCAAGAGCTGCCGCCTCTTCTAAAGAAACGGGAATGGTATCAAAATGGTTTTTGAGAATAAAAATATTCAAGGGTATTATTAAAACCTGGTAAGCCAAGATTACTCCCGCATATGTATCTAATAAACCCATCCTCTGAAATATCAAATATAACGGGATTGTGTTCATAGTTATAGGAATCATAAAAATTCCCATCACGGCAGCTAAAAGCTGCTTTTTGCCTCTGAAGTGGTACCTTGAAAAGGAAAATGCTGCTAACGCAGAAATTATAACACATAGTAAGGTCGCTGGAACCGCTACTATAATACTATTCAGAAAACTTCTTATCATTTGATCATCTTGAAAAAGCAATTTATAATTTTGAAAGGTAACTTCTTCAGGAATTAAACTAGGAGGAAATGCTCTTGCTTCCTCTGGTGTTTTCAGCGAAGTAACAAACACCCAAAATATAGGCATTATTGTATAAATAGCGAAAATAACAAGAATGATAAATAGTATAACTCTAATTGTTTTATTCTTTTTGGTCATGCCTCCTCACCTCTCAATGCTCCTAGATAAAGGAAAGAAACTATCAAATTAATAATAAGTAGAACTAATCCTATTGCCGCACCAATTGATAGATTACCTTGTTCAAAACCTTGTTTATACATATACAAGGATGCCGTTGTAGTGGACATTAAAGGCCCTCCTCCCGTCAATACCAATTGAAGATCGAAAAGGTTTACACTCCACATAGAAGTAAGGATCAAATTTATCCCCAAAAAAGGTGCCAACAAAGGCAATGTTATATTGAAAAAACTTTGAAGTGGGTTAGCACCATCAATTTTCGCAGCCTCATACAAACTTCTATCGATTGTCAACAACGAGGATTCTTGAAAAAGTATAGAAAACGGTGTGCCGAACCATATGTTAGCTATCAATAAGGATATCAAGGCCATGTTTGGATCTGATATCCAATTTACAGGCTGCATTCCTAACCTCATTAGCAGACCATTTATCAATCCAAAATAATCGTTGTACATCCACTGCCAGGAAAACCCAACAATAGTAGCGGATAAAAGCCATGGAAGTATAAAAAGAACTCTAAAAAATTTAGTCCCCCAAACTCTTTCAATTAAAATTCTGGCGATTAAAAAGCCTATAAAAATTTGAAAAAATACTGATCCTAATACAAAAAAGAGTGTAACTTTCAAAGATTGTAGGAAATATTCATTTTGAAAAATTTTTACCCAGTTTTGGAAACCAACAAAAGGCCAAACGTCATTTATATTAGTAGTTTTTACATCATGCATCGATATGGTTAGATTCCAAAATACAGGAAAAATCATTAAAAAGAACATTATGCTCAAAGCAGGGAGTAATAATAAAAAAGGCATCCATTTTTTCTTTTGCATCGGTTCACCACCTCCGTCTCTTTCTTACTTAGTATCTTCAGAAACTCTGAAGCCTACTTTAAACCATATTTCTATATTTCAAAAATTTTTTAAATACCTCCATCATTCTAGCTTACATACAATCTGCTTTAGCTTTCCTTTGCCCTGCAGCCCGCCCGGATGTGTGGGAGAGGGCTCCACCCTGTAACCCTTTTAAAATCAAAATCTTATTTTTGAAAATCTTTTTATGTTCTAAAATGTTTATCTCTTACTAAAAGCAGCCTCCTTTAAAGAAGGAGGTCTGCTCTGTTAAATTTTTACTTTTCGAAATTCCCTTAGAAAATCAAAATTTCTTCAACCTTCTTTGAGGCATCTTTCAAGGCATCTTTCGGAGTTTTTACGCCATAATAGACTTCTTCTATTGCTATTCGCAATGTCTCGGCTATTTGTGGATATTCAGGAATATTAGGTCTTCCTTTTCCAATCGCAACCGCTTTCATAAGATCTTCGAAGAAGGGTATCTCATTTTCAAGAATCGATTTGTAAGGATCTTGTTCGGCTATGGTTTTTTGAGTGGGCAAGTAAACGTATTTAGCCAAGACAGGAGTTAAAACTTCTGGATCTAGCATTATAGTCATCAATTCCCAAGCTAACTCGGGATGTTCAGATGTTGAAGGAATAGCCAACAACCAACCACCCATCATCGTCGAACTTTTCATACCCTCTTCAGGAACTGGAAATCCTGGTATCATACCAATTTGATTAAAATCAAATCCTTCGGGGAATTTCCCTAACAACCAACTTCCTTCAATCATTACGGCAAATCTCTTATCAGCAAATTCTTGACCCCATCGATGCTGTACTTGTGGCCTTATACCTGCCTCTACCTGATCTCTCAAGAAAGCTAGTGCCTTTACCCCTTCCTCGCTATAAAAAGCTGGGTAATACTCCCCATCTTTCTGTTCGAGAATTTCTCCACCATTCATCCATAGAT carries:
- a CDS encoding carbohydrate ABC transporter permease; protein product: MQKKKWMPFLLLLPALSIMFFLMIFPVFWNLTISMHDVKTTNINDVWPFVGFQNWVKIFQNEYFLQSLKVTLFFVLGSVFFQIFIGFLIARILIERVWGTKFFRVLFILPWLLSATIVGFSWQWMYNDYFGLINGLLMRLGMQPVNWISDPNMALISLLIANIWFGTPFSILFQESSLLTIDRSLYEAAKIDGANPLQSFFNITLPLLAPFLGINLILTSMWSVNLFDLQLVLTGGGPLMSTTTASLYMYKQGFEQGNLSIGAAIGLVLLIINLIVSFLYLGALRGEEA
- a CDS encoding carbohydrate ABC transporter permease, whose product is MTKKNKTIRVILFIILVIFAIYTIMPIFWVFVTSLKTPEEARAFPPSLIPEEVTFQNYKLLFQDDQMIRSFLNSIIVAVPATLLCVIISALAAFSFSRYHFRGKKQLLAAVMGIFMIPITMNTIPLYLIFQRMGLLDTYAGVILAYQVLIIPLNIFILKNHFDTIPVSLEEAAALDGATTMQRFTKVIMPLSWPGLSISFIFTFRFAWNEFVLPMILISSPSKTVFQVAMYRFLGLYSIDWGLLSAAIVIGMIPILIIIIFFQRQLLQGIQAGSIKG
- a CDS encoding carbon-nitrogen hydrolase family protein, whose product is MKKVFGLVQLSSKLNDKETNLKKLDSLISKEVKKADLYILPEFFNIGYDLENINNYAENLAELIPEGETTQEIIRIAKKYNVSIVANILEKDPLIIGKYYDTSILIDDSGKLLGKYRKIFVFPKEKFRLSEGTSIEIIDWKGIKIGLSICYDHAFPELYRIMALRGAQILIITSAVPKGFEKLVEVRTSARAQDNQLFAIGVNAVGKPSEDSIPFCGNSIAVDPHGDTLIKLGDEEDVIAQVSIDTDKILEERLLEPSLHEIKMLKIYDGIDFKID
- a CDS encoding glycosyl hydrolase-related protein; translation: MYHIISHTHWDREWFAPADITKKMLPSLFQKLFELIDNNPEYKFVLDGQMLLVKDYLSNFQGEERKKAEDKLKKYSKNIAFGPYYGQIDWRVSEESSIRNIILGGQEAKKYGNVMNIGWLLDNFGFSSQVPQINFKSEIEGCFLWRGLNMKIPKIGFTWSSPDGSKIHGIFLLDSYRNIMRLKDYPEVMEKRLELEINKLKKYSKTNYLPLLNGYDLDPVPEDPTDGELKAVFPDEFIQGYFKQEDPSLIEKYVGELIDGSVVSTFPGSLSTRQYLKIMNWHSEYMLSKVLEPLIAIVDNSEDDKEIQKAWEYLIMNLVHDSIGGVGVDQIHEDMEERYNKIKEIFESTLNKVLDKVGQILPLGYVCLNLNLQELPVLFENKENLYRFSAPAGSISKVNLKKYNVNSSEKPINSFHWENEHFKAFVENGKLRIKKENNDYLIRAVLVEDKGDEYSSAFDKELNLTFSEMRLKAQSDNYSKIALDFTSNEVDFTLNLTFSELPYINIEIDSLGKGSDYGLLLALIGDGDINAGVPFDSVKRPYEVKYEEPEEEMKKFLVAAREISFNNVFPMKDYVGLEKDDYFAAFMAKGIYSYTTHSTNSLEKAVSLILLRSVSWLSRENVKGRIGDAGPVMYTPGAEVKRKMKIEAAFCLSDKDNFLKYKNSFINPPLLFYKHRNNSDSENQPVVVHKFYSSVDENIEFVNMKPSIDEEGISLRFFNPSHKKKKIKLTQKSIKTDLLENELEEFDGTIKPKEILTLKIPKLSFNTFSDDEGSKVNIVYPKFTWDISEDLSKPNIGIINNMEREAKDLKEHIKDLEKKIKETQGINRYELLFEKYKLMRKALELELSSLYNRSKIEHVDPSKIEHIIVELNDVRIKRRGIEFLLATLR
- a CDS encoding ABC transporter substrate-binding protein, with product MSRKILVSFVLFVIIFSSMALAVEKVVLTGTFAAPADRWHELISVALEELNKRHPDMDITMDYEVLPYGDARSKLITLTAGKTPRDLVSVDQIWLGELAQSGFLKDITKEVNSWGRIGEFYPANVDGSKFDGKFYGIWTWTDARVTWYWKDLLEEAGVDPEMLKTWDGYIEAYKKLAPVTMKKGILPMHLVGAGHSPDMWFPYLWMNGGEILEQKDGEYYPAFYSEEGVKALAFLRDQVEAGIRPQVQHRWGQEFADKRFAVMIEGSWLLGKFPEGFDFNQIGMIPGFPVPEEGMKSSTMMGGWLLAIPSTSEHPELAWELMTIMLDPEVLTPVLAKYVYLPTQKTIAEQDPYKSILENEIPFFEDLMKAVAIGKGRPNIPEYPQIAETLRIAIEEVYYGVKTPKDALKDASKKVEEILIF